In the Salarias fasciatus chromosome 13, fSalaFa1.1, whole genome shotgun sequence genome, one interval contains:
- the LOC115399500 gene encoding glutathione S-transferase omega-1-like — MLIKMNKCYLLLLGSAPPGPVPAGTIRIYSMRFCPFAQRARLVLNAKGIKHEIVSVHLRDKPDWFLEKNPLGLVPTLETSAGEVIYESPITCEYLDEVYPGKKLLPPTHFEKAQQKMLLEQFSKIAGYFYKNPMGKKNSEDVSELEAELKENLMKLDRVLTQKKTKFFGGDSLTMIDYLMWPWFERLEVFDQNQCLDSTPGLKKWTERMLEDPAVKVSGHSVDTYKAFYTTYLEGKPNFDYGL; from the exons ATGTTGATAAAGATGAATAAATGTTATCTTCTCTTGTTAGGCAGTGCCCCGCCCGGTCCAGTGCCAGCAGGCACCATCAGAATCTACAGCATGAGGTTCTGCCCTTTTGCACAGAGGGCAAGATTGGTGCTGAATGCTAAAGGAATCAA GCATGAAATTGTGAGCGTCCACCTGAGAGACAAGCCTGACTGGTTCCTGGAGAAGAATCCTCTGGGTCTTGTTCCAACCCTGGAGACGTCTGCTGGTGAGGTGATCTACGAGTCCCCCATCACCTGTGAGTACCTGGATGAAGTGTATCCCGGGAAGAAACTGCTTCCTCCAACTCATTTCGAGAAAGCACAGCAGAAGATGCTGCTGGAGCAATTTTCTaag ataGCAGGTTACTTCTACAAAAATCCAATGGGGAAAAAGAATAGTGAGGATGTCTCAGAGCTGGAAGCTGAACTCAAAGAGAACCTGATGAAACTGGATCGA gttctCACTCAGAAGAAGACCAAGTTCTTTGGTGGCGACTCCCTCACAATGATCGACTACCTGATGTGGCCATGGTTTGAGAGGCTGGAGGTGTTCGACCAGAATCA ATGTTTGGACAGCACACCTGGGCTGAAGAAGTGGACCGAGCGCATGTTGGAGGATCCAGCTGTCAAAGTCTCTGGACACAGTGTGGACACCTACAAGGCTTTCTACACCACCTACTTGGAGGGCAAACCCAACTTCGACTACGGCCTGTAA